The segment GACCGCCACGGTCCATTGCTGGCTCAGCCGGAGCTGCCGCTCAACCCCGAGCAGCGCGCCGCCTTCGACGCGGTGCATGCTTCCTTCGGCAGCTTCAATGCCCTGCTCCTGGCCGGGGTTACCGGCAGCGGCAAGACCGAGGTCTACCTGCAACTGATCCGCCAGACCCTCGAAGCCGGCAAACAGGCACTGGTACTGATCCCCGAGATCAACCTCGGTCCGCAGACCCTCGAACGCTTCTCCCGCCGTTTCAACGCGCGGATCGCCCTGCTCCACTCGGCGGTGAACGACCGCGAGCGCCTGGACGCCTGGCTCGCCGCCCGCGATGGCGAGGCCGACATCGTCATCGGCACCCGCTCGGCACTCTTCACGCCGCTGAAGAATCCGGGGCTGATCATCATCGACGAGGAACACGACGCTTCTTATAAGCAGCAGGAAGGCCTGCGCTACCACGCCCGCGACCTGGCCCTGGTACGTGCCCGCCAGGAGAACATCCCGATCCTGCTGGGCTCGGCCACACCCTCGCTGGAAAGCCTGCAGAATGCCCACGCCGGCCGCTACGGCCTGTTGCGCCTGACCCAGCGCGCCGGTGGCGCCAAGCAACCGCGCTTCCTGCGCCTGGATGTGAAGAGCCTGCCGCTGGACTCCGGCATATCGATGCCGCTGCAACAGGCCATCGCCCAGACCCTGGCGGCGGGCCAGCAGGTACTAGTATTCCTCAACCGACGCGGCTTCGCGCCGACCCTGCTGTGCCATGACTGCGGCTGGATCAGCCAGTGCCCGCGCTGTGACGCGCGCATGACCCTGCACCAGCGCTTCAACGAGCTGCGCTGCCACCATTGCGGTCACACCCAGCGCCAGCCATCCTGCTGCCCCGACTGCAGCCGGGTCGACCTGCGTCCGGTGGGTGCCGGCACCGAGCGCGCCGAAGAGCGCCTGGCGATCCTGTTCCCCAAGACCCAGGTTCTGCGCATAGACCGCGACAGCACCTCGCGCAAGGACGCGATGGACAAGCTGTTCTCCACCATCCAGCGCGGCGAACCCTGCATCCTGGTCGGCACCCAGATGCTCGCCAAGGGGCACCATTTTCCCCGCGTGACCCTGGTGGCCATCCTCGACGCCGACGGCGGCCTGTTCTCAGCCGACTTCCGCGCCAGCGAACGCATGGCCCAGCTCATCGTCCAGGTCGCGGGCCGGGCCGGTCGCGCCGAGGAGCCGGGCAAGGTGATCATCCAGACCCACCTGGCCGAGCATCCCCTGCTGGTGCAGCTCACCGAACAGGGCTACTTCGCCTTTGCCGATCAGGCCCTTTCCGAGCGACGTGCAGCCGGCCTGCCGCCCTTCGCTCATCTCGCGCTGTTGCGCGCCGAGGCACACAAGCCGGGCCAGGCGGAGGATTTCCTCGACAGCGCCTGCACCGAAGCCGAACAACAACTGGCCGAAATGGGCCTCAACGGAGTCGAATTACTGGGACCGGTCCCCGCCCCCATGGAACGCCGCGCCGGCCGCTATCGTGCCCAGCTCCTGTTGCAAGCCAATGCCCGCGCGCCCCTGCATCGCCTGCTGACGCCCTGGAGCCAGGCGCTGGAGCAGTTGCCCGGAGGCCGCGCGGTACGCTGGTCGCTGGATGTCGATCCAATAGACCTGTTCTGACCACCGCCGCCCGGCCGATATCACAGAAAGTCCCTTGCAGCTCGCCGCTTAAAACTTGAAGCTGCAGCCGCAGCCCGCCGATAATGCACAGTTTTCAACCAGCGCCAGCCCTCTCCGGGCCGGCCGGAAGAGCAGAAGATGAAAGACACCATTCGCCAGCTGATCCAGCAAGCCCTGACCCGTCTCGCCAGCGAGGGCGTGCTGCCCGAGGGCCTCAGCCCGGCCATCCAGGTGGAAAACACCAAGGACAAGAGCCACGGCGACTTCGCCAGCAACATTGCCATGATGCTGGCCAAACCTGCCGGCATGAAACCGCGCGACCTGGCCGAGAAGCTCATTGCCGCCCTGCCCCAGGACGAGCAGGTAGCCAAGGTGGAAATCGCCGGCCCGGGCTTCCTCAACTTCTTCCAGAACACCCAGGCCCTGGCCCAGCGCCTGGAAGCTGCGCTGGCTGACGCTCACCTTGGCGTGCGCAAGAACGGCCCGCAGCAACGCGTCGTCATTGACCTGTCGGCACCGAACCTGGCCAAGGAAATGCACGTCGGCCACCTGCGCTCCACCATCATCGGTGACGGCGTGGCACGCGTACTGGAATTCCTCGGCGACACCGTGATCCGCCAGAACCACGTGGGCGACTGGGGCACCCAGTTCGGCATGCTGCTGGCCTACATGCAGGAACAGCCGGTAGGCAGCGACGCCGAACTGTCCGACCTGGAATCCTTCTATCGCGCCGCGAAGAAGCGCTTCGACGAATCCTCCGAGTTCGCCGACCGCGCCCGCGAGCTGGTGGTCAAGCTGCAGGCGGGCGACCCCGATTGCCTGAAACTCTGGACCCGCTTCAACGACATTTCCCTGAGCCACTGCCAGGCCGTGTACGACCGCCTGGGCGTGAAGCTCACCATGGCGGACGTGAAGGGCGAAAGCGCCTACAACGACGACCTGGCCAATGTGATCACCGACCTGCGCGCCAAGGGCCTGCTCACCGAAAGCGACGGTGCCCTGTGCGTGTTCATGGACGAGTTCAAGAACGCCGAGGGCAACCCCCTGCCGCTGATCGTACAGAAGGCCGGTGGCGGTTACCTCTACGCCACCACCGACCTGGCCGCCACCCGCTACCGCGCCAATGTGCTCAAGGCCGATCGCGCGCTGTACTTCGTCGACCAGCGCCAGGCCCTGCACTTCCAGATGGTGTTCGCCGCCGCGCGCCTGGCCGGCTTCGTGCCGCCGAGCTTCGAAATGGAGCACATGGGCTTCGGCACCATGAACGGCGCTGACGGCAAGCCCTTCAAGACCCGCGACGGCGGCACCGTGAAACTGATCGACCTGCTGGACGAAGCCGAGCAGCGCGCCTATGACCTGGTGAAGGGCAAGAACCCCGAGCTGGACGAGGCCGAGCTGCGCCAGATCGCCCGCGCCGTGGGCATCGGCGCGGTGAAGTACGCCGACCTGTCCAAGCACCGCACCAGTGACTACAGCTTCAACTTCGAGCTGATGCTGAGCTTCGAAGGCAACACCGCGCCCTACCTGCTCTACGCCTACACCCGCGTAGCCAGCGTGTTCCGCAAGCGGGGCTTGGACTTCTCCGAAATCGACGGCCAGATCATCCTTGCCGCCGAGCAGGAGCAGGCCCTGGCCGCCAAGCTGGCGCAGTTCGCCGACACCCTGGGCAATGTGGCCGAGAAGGGCGTACCGCACATCCTCTGCGCCTACCTCTACGACCTGGCCGGCCTGTTCTCCAGCTTCTACGAGAACTGCCCGATCCTCACCGCCGAGGACCAGGCCACCCAGCAGAGCCGCCTGCGCCTCGCCGCGCTGACCGGCCGCACCCTCAAGCAAGGCCTGGAACTCCTCGGCCTGCAAACCCTGGAACGCATGTAACGGACTATGGCGAAGAAGAAACCTGCACCCAAGCGCGGGGCCAGCCGCTACCAGGCGCCGGCCAAGAAACCGGTGCCCGGCTGGGTCTGGTTGGCCATCGGACTGGTCATCGGTGGCTTCGTGGTGTTCCTCAACCAGCTCGAACCGGGCCGCGACGAAGTGCGCCGGACCAAGCCCGAGCAGGCCGCGAACGGTGCCGCCAGCGGCAAGGCCGGCAGTGATACCGGCAAGGTCCAGGCCAGGCCGACGACACCGCCGCCACAGGAACCGGCGAAACCCAAGTACGACTTCTACACCCTGCTGCCGGAGTCGGAAGTCATAGTGCCGCCGGAAGCCGTGCCGAAGGAGACGCCGCCCACGCAGCCGGAACAGAAACCGGTCACCCCGGAAGAGGCCGCCAAGATCGACGCCGCCCGTGCCCAGGCAGCGCTGAATGGCGAAACGCCGCCCCCGCCGCCGGTAGTGGCCAAGGCGCCGGTCACCAACCAGTTCTTCCTCCAGGCCGGTTCGTTCCGCAAGCGTGACGACGCCGACCGGGTGCGTGCACAGATCATCCTGCTCGGCCAGAACGTCCAGGTGGAATCCGGGACCGTCCGCGAGGAAACCTGGTACCGCGTGCTGGTCGGCCCCTTCGCCAACCGCGAGCAACTCGCCTCGGCGCAGAAGCAGCTGGCCGGCAGCGGTTTCAGCAATCTGCTGTTACAGCAGCGCCAGAGCCGTTGAGCTGCGGGCGACTCGTTGAAATAACGTCGGCGAGGCAGCCGGTGCGAGGCAGAAGCAGGCGAAAAAGCAGAGTTTACGAGCTGTAAATGAGCATTTTGAGCCAGGTTCTGACGAAGCACCGGCAACGCAGGCAGTTATTCAACAGTCGGCCAATCGTCCGCGCCTGGTTGAAAAGCCGGGCACGGCCCCCCATCTGAGTTTCCATTCGGGCATTCCGCCCCGCTGCGTGGAGACTCTCCCCTTGACCACCATCGTTTCAGTCCGCCGCAACGGCAAAGTCGTCATGGGCGGCGACGGCCAGGTTTCCCTCGGCAACACCGTCATGAAGAGCAACGCCCGCAAGGTCCGCCGCCTCTACCACGGCCAGGTCCTGGCCGGCTTCGCCGGTGCCACCGCCGATGCCTTCACCCTCTTCGAACGCTTCGAAGGGCAGCTGGAAAAGCACCAGGGCCATCTTGTCCGCGCCGCCGTCGAGCTGGCCAAGGACTGGCGTACCGACCGTTCCCTGAGCCGCCTGGAAGCCATGCTCGCCGTGGCCAACAAGGATGCCTCGCTGATCATCACCGGCAACGGTGACGTGGTGGAACCCGAGCACGGCCTGATCGCCATGGGCTCCGGCGGCGGTTTCGCCCAGGCCGCTGCCCTGGCGCTGCTGCAACACACCGAACTGTCCGCCCGCGAAGTGGCCGAGACCGCCCTGAACATCGCCGGCTCCATCTGCGTGTTCACCAACCAGAACCTGACCATCGAGGAGCTGGACAGCGCCGAGTGAGGCAGCCGTCCCGCATTGGAGCCATTTTCATGTCCATGACGCCCCGCGAAATCGTCCACGAACTCAACCGCCACATCGTTGGCCAGGACGACGCCAAGCGCGCCGTCGCCATCGCCCTGCGCAACCGCTGGCGCCGCATGCAGCTGCCAGCCGAACTGCGCGCCGAGGTGACGCCGAAGAACATCCTGATGATCGGCCCGACCGGTGTCGGCAAGACCGAGATCGCACGTCGCCTGGCCAAGCTGGCGAACGCGCCCTTCATCAAGGTCGAAGCCACCAAGTTCACCGAGGTGGGCTACGTCGGCCGCGACGTCGAGTCCATCATCCGCGACCTCGCCGACGCCGCCGTGAAGATGATGCGCGAGCAGGAAATGCACCGCGTGCGCTACCGCGCCGAAGACGCCGCCGAGGAGCGCATCCTCGACGCCCTGCTGCCCCAGGCCCGCACCGGCTTTGGCGACGAGCAACCGCGCGAGGACTCCAACACCCGCCAGCTGTTCCGCAAACGCCTGCGCGAGGGCCAGCTGGACGACAAGGAAATCGACATCGAAGTGGCCGAATCCCCGGCTGGCGTGGAAATCATGGCCCCGCCCGGCATGGAGGAAATGACCAACCAGCTGCAGAACCTCTTCTCCAACCTTGGCAAGGGCAAGCGCAAATCCCGCAAGCTGAAGGTCAAGGAAGCCATGAAGCTGGTGCGCGACGAAGAAGCCGCACGCCTGGTCAATGAGGAAGAACTGAAGGCCGCCGCCCTGGAAGCGGTTGAGCAGAACGGCATCGTCTTCATCGACGAGATCGACAAGGTGGCCAAGCGCGGCAACGTCGGCGGCGCCGACGTCTCCCGTGAAGGTGTGCAGCGCGACCTGCTGCCGCTGATCGAAGGCTGCACCGTGAACACCAAGCTGGGCATGGTGAAGACCGACCACATCCTGTTCATCGCCTCCGGTGCCTTCCACCTGTCCAAGCCCAGCGACCTGGTGCCGGAACTGCAGGGCCGCCTGCCGATCCGCGTCGAGCTGAAAGCCCTGTCGCCGGAAGACTTCGAGCGCATCCTGACCGAGCCCCACGCCTCGCTGACCGAGCAGTACAGCGCGCTGCTGAAGACCGAAGGCCTGAACATCGAGTTCGCCCAGGACGGTATCAAGCGCCTGGCCGAAATCGCCTGGCAGGTGAACGAGAAGACCGAGAACATTGGTGCCCGCCGCCTGCACACACTGATCGAGCGACTGCTGGAAGAAGTGTCCTTCAGCGCCGGCGATCTCGCCGCGCAGCACGACGAGAAGCCGATCCTCATCGACGCGGCCTACGTCAACGGCCACCTCGGCGAGTTGGCCCAGGACGAAGACCTGTCGCGCTACATCCTCTGACAGGCGCACACTGGATACAGCCGGCAACTGCCGGCTGTATCGGTTTGGAGACCCCTGAAATGCGCATCCCCAGCGGTATCGAACTGCACAAGGCCTCCAGGACCCTGACCCTGAAGTACGGTCCGCAGGAAAGCTACACCCTCTCCGCCGAATTCCTGCGCGTGCACTCGCCTTCGGCGGAGGTACAGGGCCACGGCAAGCCCATCCTCCAGTACGGCAAGCTGAACGTAGGCCTGACCAGGCTGGAACCGGCCGGCAACTATGCCCTGAAATTGACCTTCGACGACGGCCACGACAGCGGCCTCTTCACCTGGGACTACCTCTACCAGCTCGCCACCCGACAGGAAGAGCTGTGGAACGACTATCTGCAGGAGCTTGCAGCCGCCGGCCGC is part of the Pseudomonas lalkuanensis genome and harbors:
- a CDS encoding primosomal protein N'; this encodes MPDAPILRLALPSPLRRLFDYRAPAGVPRAALQPGVRLRVPFGRREIIGVLVEVTDKSDVPADKLKPALELLDSRPPLPPSLFKLCLWTAQYYQHSLGDTLSWALPVLLRQGEPAEARQERFWHVAPGASLDDPRLARAPRQRQALATLAQHPHGVAHQLLSQLQLNKDSLDILLEKGLARVEVRRHVPSDRHGPLLAQPELPLNPEQRAAFDAVHASFGSFNALLLAGVTGSGKTEVYLQLIRQTLEAGKQALVLIPEINLGPQTLERFSRRFNARIALLHSAVNDRERLDAWLAARDGEADIVIGTRSALFTPLKNPGLIIIDEEHDASYKQQEGLRYHARDLALVRARQENIPILLGSATPSLESLQNAHAGRYGLLRLTQRAGGAKQPRFLRLDVKSLPLDSGISMPLQQAIAQTLAAGQQVLVFLNRRGFAPTLLCHDCGWISQCPRCDARMTLHQRFNELRCHHCGHTQRQPSCCPDCSRVDLRPVGAGTERAEERLAILFPKTQVLRIDRDSTSRKDAMDKLFSTIQRGEPCILVGTQMLAKGHHFPRVTLVAILDADGGLFSADFRASERMAQLIVQVAGRAGRAEEPGKVIIQTHLAEHPLLVQLTEQGYFAFADQALSERRAAGLPPFAHLALLRAEAHKPGQAEDFLDSACTEAEQQLAEMGLNGVELLGPVPAPMERRAGRYRAQLLLQANARAPLHRLLTPWSQALEQLPGGRAVRWSLDVDPIDLF
- a CDS encoding SPOR domain-containing protein, which translates into the protein MAKKKPAPKRGASRYQAPAKKPVPGWVWLAIGLVIGGFVVFLNQLEPGRDEVRRTKPEQAANGAASGKAGSDTGKVQARPTTPPPQEPAKPKYDFYTLLPESEVIVPPEAVPKETPPTQPEQKPVTPEEAAKIDAARAQAALNGETPPPPPVVAKAPVTNQFFLQAGSFRKRDDADRVRAQIILLGQNVQVESGTVREETWYRVLVGPFANREQLASAQKQLAGSGFSNLLLQQRQSR
- the argS gene encoding arginine--tRNA ligase is translated as MKDTIRQLIQQALTRLASEGVLPEGLSPAIQVENTKDKSHGDFASNIAMMLAKPAGMKPRDLAEKLIAALPQDEQVAKVEIAGPGFLNFFQNTQALAQRLEAALADAHLGVRKNGPQQRVVIDLSAPNLAKEMHVGHLRSTIIGDGVARVLEFLGDTVIRQNHVGDWGTQFGMLLAYMQEQPVGSDAELSDLESFYRAAKKRFDESSEFADRARELVVKLQAGDPDCLKLWTRFNDISLSHCQAVYDRLGVKLTMADVKGESAYNDDLANVITDLRAKGLLTESDGALCVFMDEFKNAEGNPLPLIVQKAGGGYLYATTDLAATRYRANVLKADRALYFVDQRQALHFQMVFAAARLAGFVPPSFEMEHMGFGTMNGADGKPFKTRDGGTVKLIDLLDEAEQRAYDLVKGKNPELDEAELRQIARAVGIGAVKYADLSKHRTSDYSFNFELMLSFEGNTAPYLLYAYTRVASVFRKRGLDFSEIDGQIILAAEQEQALAAKLAQFADTLGNVAEKGVPHILCAYLYDLAGLFSSFYENCPILTAEDQATQQSRLRLAALTGRTLKQGLELLGLQTLERM
- the hslU gene encoding ATP-dependent protease ATPase subunit HslU, with product MSMTPREIVHELNRHIVGQDDAKRAVAIALRNRWRRMQLPAELRAEVTPKNILMIGPTGVGKTEIARRLAKLANAPFIKVEATKFTEVGYVGRDVESIIRDLADAAVKMMREQEMHRVRYRAEDAAEERILDALLPQARTGFGDEQPREDSNTRQLFRKRLREGQLDDKEIDIEVAESPAGVEIMAPPGMEEMTNQLQNLFSNLGKGKRKSRKLKVKEAMKLVRDEEAARLVNEEELKAAALEAVEQNGIVFIDEIDKVAKRGNVGGADVSREGVQRDLLPLIEGCTVNTKLGMVKTDHILFIASGAFHLSKPSDLVPELQGRLPIRVELKALSPEDFERILTEPHASLTEQYSALLKTEGLNIEFAQDGIKRLAEIAWQVNEKTENIGARRLHTLIERLLEEVSFSAGDLAAQHDEKPILIDAAYVNGHLGELAQDEDLSRYIL
- the hslV gene encoding ATP-dependent protease subunit HslV, which produces MTTIVSVRRNGKVVMGGDGQVSLGNTVMKSNARKVRRLYHGQVLAGFAGATADAFTLFERFEGQLEKHQGHLVRAAVELAKDWRTDRSLSRLEAMLAVANKDASLIITGNGDVVEPEHGLIAMGSGGGFAQAAALALLQHTELSAREVAETALNIAGSICVFTNQNLTIEELDSAE
- a CDS encoding gamma-butyrobetaine hydroxylase-like domain-containing protein — translated: MRIPSGIELHKASRTLTLKYGPQESYTLSAEFLRVHSPSAEVQGHGKPILQYGKLNVGLTRLEPAGNYALKLTFDDGHDSGLFTWDYLYQLATRQEELWNDYLQELAAAGRSRDPDESVVKLML